Proteins encoded together in one Drosophila albomicans strain 15112-1751.03 chromosome 2R, ASM965048v2, whole genome shotgun sequence window:
- the LOC117574411 gene encoding probable 39S ribosomal protein L45, mitochondrial, whose translation MEKLVCSSIKIMQMQMPQMAPRAGILLPGLQNMLQMQQVRHRQTKHWKPEFKRLRKQKFVKIELPNLREKADDISKEEMRSRMKERGVLPPRPWMERPFHISCTGGIFEAYVPPEGDGKKSIISTSGAKQKFEFLEKKSKSLMAVRKIRSYEENFSTDDFGAEAQEIYIAAHTHMAAKEKYKIREFVSERCYPEMMHNVKDKTIHWRFLQSLEPPRVVHARVTEVITKENQFAQVTVRFHTQQMLAIYDRFGRLMHGSEILTKDVLEYVVFEKHISNEYGKWRLHDKIIPDWLPPKQPALITYRIADEPIEETPMELSAGEQQAKQLESGSEQQKEQQQLSTVAATSQQPETTNKPTLAI comes from the exons ATGGAAAAATTAGTCTGTTCtagcattaaaattatgcaGATGCAG ATGCCGCAAATGGCACCAAGAGCAGGCATATTGTTGCCGGGCTTGCAAAACATGCTGCAAATGCAGCAGGTGCGCCACCGGCAAACTAAGCATTGGAAACCGGAGTTTAAACGATTGCGAAAGCAGAAATTCGTTAAAATTGAGCTACCCAATTTGCGTGAAAAGGCCGATGATATTAGCAAAGAGGAGATGCGCAGTCGCATGAAAGAGCGCGGAGTGCTGCCGCCCCGTCCATGGATGGAACGACCATTTCACATTAGTTGCACGGGAGGCATCTTCGAGGCGTATGTGCCACCCGAGGGTGATGGCAAAAAGTCTATCATCTCAACGTCAGGTGCTAAGCAAAAATTCGAATTTCTAGAGAAGAAATCCAAGAGTTTGATGGCTGTGCGCAAAATACGCTCATACGAGGAGAATTTCAGCACGGATGACTTTGGTGCCGAGGCGCAAGAGATTTATattgcagcacacacacatatggcAGCCAAAGAGAAGTACAAAATACGTGAATTTGTCAGTGAACGTTGCTATCCCGAAATGATGCACAACGTCAAGGACAAGACAATACATTGGCGTTTCCTGCAATCGTTGGAGCCGCCACGTGTTGTCCACGCTCGTGTCACCGAGGTCATCACGAAAGAGAATCAGTTTGCTCAGGTCACAGTCCGGTTTCACACTCAGCAGATGTTGGCCATCTATGATCGTTTTGGTCGTCTGATGCATGGTAGCGAAATACTCACGAAAGATGTGCTGGAATATGTGGTATTCGAAAAGCACATTTCCAATGAGTATGGCAAGTGGCGGCTGCACGACAAGATCATTCCCGATTGGCTGCCACCCAAACAGCCAGCACTCATAACATACCGCATTGCGGACGAACCCATTGAAGAGACGCCCATGGAGCTCAGTGCCGGTGAGCAGCAGGCCAAGCAGCTGGAGTCGGGCAGCGAACAACAgaaggaacaacaacagcttagcacagttgcagcaacatctCAGCAGCCTGAGACGACGAACAAACCCACACTGGCCATTTGA